The nucleotide window cttaatgttttatttttaattattatgggtacataatagttgtttatctttaaaggtcacatgtaatattttgatacagaTATACaaagtgaattaatcaaatcagggtaattgggtatccatcacctccagcattaatcatgtctttgtgtgaggaaCATTCAAATTCTgctcttctagtaattttatagtatGCTCTAacttgttgattatagtcacttggttgtgctatcaaatattgttccttCTAATTATATTAGCTATTAATATAGTTATGTATCattacatatattattatattttacacCATTAACCACCCCCTCTTcatcccctccccacttcccttcccagcctctgggaacCATCCCTCCACCCTCTGACTCCAGGAGATCAGCTGTTTTTCCTGTTCAGCTCCCACACACCAGTGAGAGCACATGAGCTGCTCTTCCCTACAGGGCTTATTTATTTCCCGGTACACGTGTCCTCTGGTCAGCAGCTCAGTCCCCTGTCTATGCCCACCCCCCTGCTCTGGGACTGCCCTGGGCTTGTCTCAGCAGCAGCCTCTAATTTTACTTTGAGAGAGCAGATAACTACACTTGTTAAGATTATTTtcagagtaaaaataattttgtggtgcCTATTTTGGTTATTCAGAAGACACGATTTTTTACTCaacatttttgttgtattttagaGACTTGAAATTATCAGAAAAGGAAATTCTAGATCGGTGAAATGTTAATGGTGTGGTGTCTTACAAATTACTGATGAAAGTAAGTGTAGCCTATAGAGAGGAATAAGAAAAACAAGCAGGAACTGGGCTGAGCAAAAGATGAGAGCAGAGATTTTTCAACAGGCCAGAGGATCTCAGAGGTGCcgcaaaatgtttaaagatcagttaaattatttttgaaacaagttcaaagcatagtaagtatgtattttttactcttttgggggggcaggaggatcaacataatttacgtgggccatggaagtttaactagagGTTCTAGTGTGAGATCAGATGTGTTCTAgctgtgagataagaaaggttgaaaacactggaggtggcgggttcaaacccagccccagccaaagaaaaaGACACTGGCCACAGGCAACTTTCTGTTTTCAAAGCATTCCTCTTCCCTGTGCCACGCCTGAGAGCACACACACTCATCAGTGTATGAATATATGTACAGTATGTCGGTAACATAAATACAAGTTTGACTATTAGTAAGATAGGGATTGAAATGTGACAATACGATCtctttattaaatgatttttaacaggttcacattatttaaaaatgaacatttgctTTGAAGTTCAGCTATTTTGGACGCCACTTATAAAATCATTTATCATAATATACTCAAATACCCCTTTGCATGCTAGTCAAGAATGTAGTTCCCcactattaaaaaatagtaataagtaaaataaatttgaatcctAGTAGAATCAGGGATTTGAGTGTATCATGGGAAAAGAGAATGTGGCCCAAGAAACTTCCAGAAAGAGCACACTAGAAATCAGCCTGCAGTTCCGAATTTTAGGGTGCCTTGATTGATGGATCACTGGAACTCTTCAAACACAACGCCCCAAACTGCCCCCCTTAGGGTCATCGGCACCTGTCTGTCCACACTGGTGCCTGTCCGTGTTTTCTCCCAGGGCAAACACGGCTCATGCTGCGTGGCCAGAGTCACCCAGGAAAATAACCAGAATCTTCTTTAAAAACtcaatatttgtaaactatattcatttttagaaaagaatataTCTAAAACTACTAATTGGAGAAGTCCCCAAAATAACATGCCTATGGCCTTAGTGAAGAAAGCTGAACTTTCTCAAGCAGAAAAAGTTATCGATTATGGAATTCCTTGTCCAAAAAATACGGCACCTCGCACATAATAGAAAGTATACCACAAAACGATGTTTTGAATACAGGATCATTTCCTATGCatacattttaagtaaaaaagacAGTTAAGATCCCCAAATGTCCCAGCTTCCCTATTTCTAAACTAGGTTCATTTCATAGAACAAAgtattttacctattttaaaataaaacacactgcATATTGCTATTCCTCAAGGCAGTAAAATAGTTAATGGTTTTGTTTATAAAGCTTGCTGtttcttctgctttatttttgaaaattaaaaaaaaaaaccccactagaTTTCTCAGACCCCTAAGACATAAACACCAGGGGCACGAGGCCTCGGAGTAGGCGGCCGGGGCTGACCCTGTGTCAACACCTGTCTCTGCTCGTGCACCTTCACATTTAATACGACTGGCGCCCCCTAGATTCTTCGCAGAGTCGGGCCCTGACAATACGTCCATTTCTAGCACCGGGTGGCAGTTTTAAAGGGTCTAATTTTTAAGAAAGCAGAAGGAAACGAAACTTTCCCCATTCCTGACACCCAAGAAGAGCACGTCCTCGGCACCAAAGTACCACCTGCTTTCAGTATCGGCACCTACACgtttttaaagatatgaaaatcttCTAATTTTGGAAACAATGCATTTGTAAAAACGTTGAATGCTACGGGCAGGGTTCGGGGTGGCGGGTGCAGGCTCGTCCCGGGAAGCCGCCGCGGCGCGGCCATCCCCAGATCCGCCGTCCCCGCGCTGCCCGCGGGGTCAGCCGTAGGCACAGCGCGCGTCGTCGCCGCCCACCCAGCGGCAGATCTGCGCGAACTTGAGCGGCGTGACGCGCACCGCCACGTTGTAGTCCCGGGCGACGCCGCGCACGCGCACCTGCTGGGGACCCGAGTACACGGCGATGACTTTGCGCCGCCAGGTCTTGCCGTCCGGGTCCCGCAGGCGCAGGTAGACGCCGGCGCCCGCCGAGCCCGCCTCGGCGTCGCAGTGCTGGTAGAGGAAGTCGCCGGCCGCGTCGGACACGCTGCAGAAGCGGTAGACGAGCTGGCCGTCCCTGTCGCGGTCGAAGCCCGAGAAGTGGATCATGCCGCCGGGCAGCCGCGCCGCGGCCGGGCTCACGCCCAGCTCCATGTGGCGCCGGCCGCGCGCGCGCCGCAGCTGCAGCAGCGCGTAGTCGAAGTCCAGCCCCGGGGCCGCGCCGCCCGCCCGCGCCCAGCCGCGCGGCACCTGCGTGCTCGCCACCCGCGTCCACTGGAAGGCGGCGCCCCGGGCCTGCGCCCTGCGCCTGCGCCCTCCCCGGCCCGCGGCCCGCAGCGCCCCCGCGCGGTCGTCCCCGGCCTCGCTCCCGCTCCTCCGGGGACCCCGCCGCCTCCTGCCGGCGCCCCGGGCCCTCGCCCTGAGCACCCCGACCCGGAGCCTCCGGCCCCCGCGGACGTAGTCCTGCCCGTCGTGCACGCAGTGGGCCGCGGTCAGCACGTGCTGGGGGGACACCAGGATGCCGCTGCAGCCCGTTGACAGCTTTACGGCGCTGCCGAACGGGAAGCTGGTCGAGAACCTTCGGTCCACGATGCTGAACCTGCTGTCAGTCCCGAACACCTGCCGCCGCCTCCGGGCCGGCGCGCGCCCGCTGCTGGCGTTCCGAGCCCCTTCTGGGGCCAGGCCTTCGACCTTCACCCTGGTCAAGGTCCGGGTGCCATTCTCGAAGACCGTCTCGTAGGATAGGTGATCCTCCAGCTCCGAGAGGCTGCGAGCCCCGAGCTCCTGCTGGCTCGCGAGGCCACACGCTCTGGACACCGCCGCCCACGCGTCCGCCTGGAAGGTGGGGCTGGGCAGCTGGACGGTCTGGTCACTGACGATCCGGGGCACTTTACTCAAGTGCCACCTGAGATCCTCTTCCGTGTCAGACCCATCAGGGAGAGCCCACCCAGGGGtgaaaaaaaacagccaaaacaGCAGATTTCCCATTTTGGTCTTCTATTTTGtccttaaaaacaaagaaagagaagttaCAATGGTGGCTTTTTAAGTGTTACTTACCATTCCTGGAGGCCTTGGGTCCTCAGTGCACCATCACGCAAGCGAGACGAGTTAACTGATGTTAGATAACTAAGCCGGCTTCTTCAGACTCCAAGTTCAGAAGATTGTTTTTCCCTAGCCTCCCCTGTCCCACCCCCACTGGCCTTCTCCATCTCCCTACCCTAACAGCCCAGTGCCAGGGGCTGCAGAAAACTGGGTCACTCTGTGGCCTAAGCCACGTCCCCCTCCTCCCTGGATCTCCTACAACCTTATTTccaaatgattttgaaataaagaCAGCAGATGTCCAGCTGACTGTCCTCACGCTTGGCTCCTTAAAAGCAGGGATCATGTAAATTCCTTGCCTCTGCTGTGCAAATGTCTAGCACAGAGCTCAGGACATGTTGTTTTGTGGAAGTTGTGTGTTGTCCAGGGTTTACAGCCCAAGCTGATGTGATGGTCCCTGCAAATCACTGGATAATGGTCTAAAACCAGAGGTCTTATGAATAAACGGGTCAGTCTGCTATTGGTCTGCTTTAATTT belongs to Nycticebus coucang isolate mNycCou1 chromosome 9, mNycCou1.pri, whole genome shotgun sequence and includes:
- the PRSS35 gene encoding inactive serine protease 35, with the protein product MGNLLFWLFFFTPGWALPDGSDTEEDLRWHLSKVPRIVSDQTVQLPSPTFQADAWAAVSRACGLASQQELGARSLSELEDHLSYETVFENGTRTLTRVKVEGLAPEGARNASSGRAPARRRRQVFGTDSRFSIVDRRFSTSFPFGSAVKLSTGCSGILVSPQHVLTAAHCVHDGQDYVRGGRRLRVGVLRARARGAGRRRRGPRRSGSEAGDDRAGALRAAGRGGRRRRAQARGAAFQWTRVASTQVPRGWARAGGAAPGLDFDYALLQLRRARGRRHMELGVSPAAARLPGGMIHFSGFDRDRDGQLVYRFCSVSDAAGDFLYQHCDAEAGSAGAGVYLRLRDPDGKTWRRKVIAVYSGPQQVRVRGVARDYNVAVRVTPLKFAQICRWVGGDDARCAYG